In Pacificitalea manganoxidans, a single window of DNA contains:
- a CDS encoding MmgE/PrpD family protein has product MTQDTTAIVAQHLAQAAAAALPEEVAEKTRLHLLDTLAAMISGQALKAGTRARSYVMSYAGAGEGRASLPGTALWLPPVEAAFAGAMAAHADETDDSHLAGRFHPGCAVVPAALAVAEHRGLSGAALLRGIAAGYDVGARATLALGYSGPRTGTHSTHCLGANFGAAAAAATLAGLDARHCEHALSYATQQASGIAYWQRDHEHVEKAFDFGGMGARNGVFAALFVASGASGCDGALTGPHSYLSAFAERADPGALTDGLGQQFEIMRGSIKKWCVGSPIQAALDAVTALIADHGIGADDVAALRAIMPDDRLPIVDGRDMPDICLQHLLAIALIDGGVSFASCHDHARMQDPAVLALRARMTAVPSRELTHAVPARQAIVEIDCTDGRRLRHHARAVQGTPENPMSASEVEAKARDLVGPVLGRTGADGFIAALREVGQAPDLNAMVAAMRPAA; this is encoded by the coding sequence GGCCGCCGCCGCCGCGCTGCCCGAAGAGGTGGCCGAGAAAACGCGCCTGCATCTGCTCGACACGCTCGCCGCCATGATCAGCGGGCAGGCTTTGAAGGCCGGTACTCGCGCGCGCAGCTATGTCATGAGCTACGCCGGGGCCGGAGAGGGCCGCGCCTCTCTGCCGGGCACGGCGCTGTGGCTGCCGCCGGTGGAGGCCGCGTTTGCGGGAGCGATGGCCGCCCATGCCGATGAAACCGACGATTCGCATCTGGCGGGGCGGTTTCATCCCGGCTGCGCGGTGGTGCCTGCCGCGCTTGCGGTGGCGGAGCATCGCGGCCTGTCCGGCGCGGCCCTGCTGCGCGGGATCGCGGCGGGCTATGATGTCGGCGCACGGGCGACGCTGGCGCTTGGCTATAGCGGGCCGCGCACCGGCACCCATTCGACCCATTGCCTCGGCGCGAATTTCGGCGCCGCCGCCGCCGCCGCCACGCTGGCGGGGCTGGATGCGCGGCACTGCGAACATGCGCTGTCCTATGCCACGCAACAGGCGTCGGGCATTGCCTATTGGCAGCGCGACCATGAACATGTGGAGAAGGCCTTTGATTTTGGCGGAATGGGCGCCCGCAACGGTGTGTTCGCGGCGCTCTTCGTGGCGTCAGGCGCGAGCGGCTGCGACGGTGCGCTGACGGGGCCGCATTCCTATCTGTCGGCCTTTGCCGAGCGGGCCGATCCCGGTGCGCTGACCGATGGGCTGGGCCAGCAATTCGAAATCATGCGCGGCTCGATCAAGAAATGGTGCGTCGGATCGCCGATCCAAGCGGCGCTGGACGCGGTGACGGCGCTGATCGCCGATCACGGGATCGGGGCAGACGATGTGGCGGCGCTGCGCGCGATCATGCCCGACGACCGGCTGCCCATCGTCGATGGCCGCGACATGCCCGATATCTGTCTGCAACATCTGCTGGCGATTGCGCTGATCGATGGGGGGGTGAGCTTTGCCAGCTGCCATGACCATGCCCGGATGCAAGACCCCGCTGTGCTCGCGTTGCGCGCGCGCATGACCGCGGTGCCGAGCCGGGAATTGACGCATGCGGTCCCGGCGCGTCAGGCGATTGTGGAGATCGATTGCACCGACGGGCGGCGGCTGCGCCATCATGCCCGCGCGGTGCAGGGCACGCCGGAAAACCCGATGTCCGCGTCGGAGGTGGAGGCCAAGGCCCGCGATCTGGTGGGGCCGGTTCTGGGCCGCACCGGGGCGGATGGGTTCATCGCCGCGCTGCGCGAGGTCGGGCAGGCCCCTGACCTGAACGCGATGGTCGCGGCGATGCGCCCGGCGGCATAG